In Pseudomonas nunensis, a single window of DNA contains:
- the madM gene encoding malonate transporter subunit MadM, which yields MWELIDKGLTANGLVTAFAFVGIIMWVSVVLSKRLTYGRIHGSAIAIVIGLVLAWVGGTMTGGQKGLADLSLFSGIGLMGGAMLRDFAIVATAFEVQATEAKKAGLVGAIALLLGTVLPFIVGASIAWAFGYRDAISMTTIGAGAVTYIVGPVTGAAIGASSDVVALSIATGLIKAILVMVGTPMAAKWMGLDNPRSAMVFGGLAGTVSGVTAGLAATDRRLVPYGALTATFHTGLGCLLGPSLLYFIVRGIVG from the coding sequence ATGTGGGAACTCATTGATAAAGGCCTGACCGCCAATGGTCTGGTCACCGCATTCGCATTCGTCGGCATCATCATGTGGGTGTCGGTGGTGTTGTCCAAACGCCTGACCTACGGGCGGATTCACGGCTCGGCGATTGCCATCGTCATCGGCCTGGTGCTGGCCTGGGTCGGCGGCACCATGACCGGCGGGCAAAAAGGTTTGGCGGATCTGTCGTTGTTCTCCGGCATCGGTTTGATGGGCGGCGCCATGCTGCGGGATTTCGCCATCGTCGCCACGGCGTTCGAAGTGCAAGCCACCGAAGCGAAAAAGGCCGGGTTGGTCGGCGCGATTGCGCTGCTGCTCGGCACGGTGCTGCCGTTCATTGTCGGCGCGAGCATTGCCTGGGCCTTCGGTTATCGCGATGCGATCAGCATGACCACCATCGGCGCGGGCGCGGTGACGTACATCGTCGGGCCGGTGACCGGGGCGGCGATTGGTGCCAGTTCGGATGTGGTGGCGTTGTCGATTGCTACCGGGTTGATCAAGGCGATTCTGGTAATGGTCGGCACGCCGATGGCGGCGAAATGGATGGGCCTGGATAACCCGCGTTCGGCGATGGTGTTTGGCGGGTTGGCCGGGACCGTGAGTGGTGTGACGGCGGGGCTGGCGGCGACGGATCGGCGGTTGGTGCCTTATGGGGCGTTGACGGCGACTTTCCATACCGGGCTTGGGTGCCTGCTTGGGCCTTCGTTGTTGTACTTCATTGTTCGCGGGATTGTGGGGTAG
- a CDS encoding malonate decarboxylase subunit delta — protein METLSFEFPAGQPPRGRTLVGCVGSGDLEVLIEPGQAGKLTIQVQTSVNGAEQRWQHLFARMFDGQTPPAMAIDIHDFGATPGVVRLRLEQGFEEIGHD, from the coding sequence ATGGAAACCTTATCCTTTGAATTCCCCGCCGGGCAGCCGCCCCGGGGCCGGACGCTGGTGGGCTGTGTCGGCTCGGGCGATCTGGAAGTGCTGATCGAACCGGGTCAGGCCGGCAAGCTGACCATCCAGGTGCAGACCTCGGTGAATGGCGCCGAACAACGCTGGCAGCATCTGTTTGCGCGGATGTTCGACGGGCAGACCCCGCCGGCGATGGCGATTGATATCCACGACTTCGGCGCGACGCCGGGCGTGGTGCGCTTGCGTCTGGAACAAGGCTTTGAGGAGATTGGCCATGACTGA
- the mdcH gene encoding malonate decarboxylase subunit epsilon, which yields MSSLLVFPGQGAQQPGMLQRLPRETLNEASEVLGEDALLLDSAEALKSTRAVQLCLLIAGVAASRQLQAPADYVAGLSIGAYPAAVVAGALSFSDALHLVSLRGELMQQAYPQGYGMTAIIGLDLSTVEALLAQVHSDETPVYLANINADNQVVIAGSDEGMKAVALLAKSRGAGLAKRLAVSVPSHCPLLDAPAKTLAEAFAKVTLKTPTMGYLSGSRARPIVNIEALRDDLAFNMCRVVDWRGTVQSAYERGVRLHIELPPGAVLTGLARRVFEQGTVIAFDGARLDTLQALLREEGSRQL from the coding sequence ATGAGCAGCCTGCTGGTGTTCCCCGGCCAGGGCGCGCAGCAGCCGGGCATGCTGCAGCGTTTGCCTCGGGAAACGCTGAACGAGGCGAGTGAGGTCCTGGGCGAAGACGCGTTGCTGCTGGATTCTGCCGAGGCGCTGAAGTCGACGCGGGCGGTTCAGCTGTGCTTGCTGATCGCTGGCGTCGCGGCTTCACGGCAATTGCAGGCACCAGCGGATTACGTGGCGGGATTGTCCATAGGCGCGTATCCGGCGGCGGTGGTCGCTGGCGCGTTGAGCTTCAGCGATGCGCTGCATCTGGTCAGCCTGCGCGGTGAACTGATGCAGCAGGCTTATCCACAGGGCTATGGCATGACTGCGATCATCGGTCTGGATTTATCCACCGTGGAAGCATTGCTGGCGCAGGTTCACAGCGACGAAACACCCGTGTACCTGGCCAATATCAACGCCGATAACCAGGTGGTGATTGCCGGCAGTGACGAAGGGATGAAAGCCGTGGCGCTGTTGGCGAAAAGTCGCGGTGCCGGGTTGGCCAAACGCTTGGCGGTCAGCGTGCCGTCGCACTGTCCTTTGTTGGACGCCCCGGCCAAAACCCTGGCCGAAGCCTTCGCCAAAGTGACACTCAAAACACCGACGATGGGTTACCTGAGCGGCAGTCGCGCCCGGCCCATCGTCAACATCGAAGCCCTGCGCGATGACCTCGCTTTCAACATGTGCCGCGTCGTCGATTGGCGCGGCACGGTGCAAAGCGCCTACGAGCGTGGCGTGCGTTTACACATCGAACTGCCGCCCGGTGCGGTGTTGACCGGGCTGGCGCGCCGGGTGTTCGAGCAGGGCACCGTGATTGCCTTCGACGGTGCTCGGCTGGATACCTTGCAAGCGCTGTTGCGTGAGGAGGGAAGCCGCCAACTTTAG
- the mdcE gene encoding biotin-independent malonate decarboxylase subunit gamma has product MRGLNWFNALSAGAKPVEGLPASLKVADGVLGDQSVRFIAVVTDPDNRFARARNGEVGLLEGWGLAKAVDEVIAADSDKTRKRALIAIVDVPSQAYGRREEALGIHQALAGAADSYARARLAGHAVIGLLVGKAMSGAFLAHGYQANRLIALRDPGVMVHAMGKASAARVTLRSVEELEALAASVPPMAYDIDSYASLGLLWETLSVEKIEQPTAQDLSRVTECLNQAISDVAASGRDLSSRLGASNRAASSKVRELLRAQW; this is encoded by the coding sequence ATGAGAGGTTTGAACTGGTTCAATGCTTTGAGTGCTGGCGCCAAACCAGTCGAGGGTTTGCCGGCTTCTTTGAAGGTTGCCGACGGCGTGTTGGGCGACCAATCGGTGCGCTTTATTGCGGTGGTAACTGACCCCGACAACCGCTTCGCTCGCGCTCGCAATGGCGAGGTCGGATTGCTCGAAGGTTGGGGTTTGGCCAAAGCCGTGGATGAAGTCATTGCTGCCGACAGCGATAAAACGCGAAAGCGCGCCTTGATCGCCATCGTCGATGTACCGAGCCAAGCCTATGGCCGTCGCGAGGAAGCTCTCGGGATTCATCAGGCGTTGGCGGGAGCGGCGGACAGTTACGCTCGTGCACGTTTGGCCGGTCACGCGGTGATTGGTCTGCTGGTGGGCAAGGCGATGTCCGGGGCGTTTCTCGCTCACGGGTATCAGGCCAATCGCCTGATCGCCCTGCGCGATCCGGGCGTGATGGTGCATGCGATGGGCAAGGCTTCAGCGGCGCGGGTGACCTTGCGCAGCGTTGAAGAACTCGAAGCCCTGGCCGCCAGCGTGCCGCCGATGGCGTATGACATCGACAGCTACGCGAGCCTCGGTTTGCTTTGGGAAACCTTGTCGGTGGAGAAGATCGAACAGCCGACGGCGCAGGATCTTTCCCGCGTGACGGAATGCCTGAATCAGGCGATCAGCGATGTCGCCGCAAGCGGTCGCGACCTGAGCAGTCGCTTGGGCGCCAGCAACCGCGCGGCATCAAGCAAGGTTCGCGAACTGTTGAGAGCGCAGTGGTGA
- a CDS encoding malonate decarboxylase holo-ACP synthase, whose product MVNTFLAHDLLWGMTPAQLPADAPLWAIQSLGSGQPVVVRRALSAPGQVAVGVRGPLREQRYATVMSVDSIQRRVTPEEICHASIDRDLPALRALSQLRAMLDASGWIWGISGSAGFELASGVEALHERSDLDLILRTPQPLDREQAREWVRIFDTCACQVDMQLQTPLGAVALREWASPARRVLLKNAREACLVIDPWNPQEQAA is encoded by the coding sequence GTGGTGAATACGTTTCTGGCGCACGACTTGCTCTGGGGCATGACCCCGGCGCAGTTGCCTGCGGATGCGCCGTTGTGGGCGATTCAGTCGCTTGGCTCCGGTCAGCCTGTGGTGGTTCGGCGTGCGTTGAGCGCGCCGGGTCAGGTCGCGGTCGGAGTGCGTGGGCCATTGCGCGAGCAGCGTTATGCGACGGTGATGTCGGTGGATTCGATTCAGCGTCGGGTCACACCGGAAGAGATTTGCCATGCCTCGATTGATCGGGATCTGCCGGCCTTGCGCGCCTTGTCGCAACTGCGGGCGATGCTGGATGCCAGCGGTTGGATTTGGGGCATCAGCGGTAGCGCCGGGTTCGAATTGGCCAGCGGTGTTGAAGCACTGCATGAGCGCAGCGATCTCGACTTGATCCTGCGCACACCGCAACCGCTGGACCGTGAACAAGCTCGGGAGTGGGTGAGGATTTTTGATACCTGCGCCTGCCAAGTGGACATGCAATTACAAACGCCTTTGGGTGCGGTTGCCTTACGTGAATGGGCCAGCCCTGCACGTCGGGTGCTGCTGAAAAATGCCCGCGAAGCCTGCCTGGTGATCGATCCGTGGAACCCACAGGAGCAAGCCGCATGA
- a CDS encoding biotin-independent malonate decarboxylase subunit beta, whose protein sequence is MTDLLNKHSFVELGARQRAKALLDAGTFRELLDPFQRIMSPWLSRQGVVPQADDGVVIAKGSIGGLPVVIAAIEGSFQGGSLGEVGGAKMAGALELAAEDNRKGIPTRAVLLLETGGVRLQEANLGLAAIADIHAAIVDLRQYQPVVGVVAGSVGCFGGMSIAAGLCSYLLVTQEARLGLNGPQVIEQEAGIEEYDSRDRPFIWSLTGGEQRFASGLVDRYAADDVAEIQQQVSELLKQGVPAKQRSQQSELFLQRLARLDAEPQIEPSVVRDLYQGEGA, encoded by the coding sequence ATGACTGATCTCCTAAACAAACACAGCTTCGTCGAACTCGGCGCCCGGCAACGGGCGAAAGCCTTGCTCGACGCCGGCACCTTCCGCGAATTGCTCGATCCGTTTCAGCGAATCATGTCGCCATGGCTCTCGCGCCAAGGCGTGGTGCCGCAAGCCGATGACGGCGTAGTGATCGCCAAGGGCAGCATCGGCGGATTGCCGGTGGTGATCGCCGCGATTGAAGGTTCGTTTCAGGGCGGCAGCCTCGGCGAAGTCGGCGGGGCGAAGATGGCCGGTGCGCTGGAACTGGCAGCGGAAGACAACCGCAAAGGCATTCCGACCCGCGCCGTGCTGTTGCTGGAAACCGGTGGCGTGCGCTTGCAGGAAGCCAATCTCGGGTTGGCGGCGATTGCGGATATTCACGCGGCGATTGTCGATCTGCGTCAGTACCAACCGGTGGTTGGCGTGGTGGCGGGCAGCGTCGGTTGCTTTGGCGGGATGTCGATTGCCGCCGGGTTGTGCAGTTATTTGCTGGTGACCCAGGAAGCGCGGCTTGGTTTGAACGGCCCGCAGGTGATCGAGCAGGAAGCCGGGATTGAGGAATACGACTCCCGGGATCGTCCTTTCATCTGGAGCCTGACCGGTGGCGAGCAACGCTTTGCCAGTGGTTTGGTGGATCGGTATGCCGCCGATGATGTGGCAGAGATTCAGCAGCAGGTCAGCGAATTGCTCAAGCAAGGCGTGCCCGCGAAGCAGCGTAGCCAACAATCCGAACTGTTCCTGCAACGCTTGGCGCGTCTGGATGCCGAGCCGCAAATCGAGCCGTCGGTGGTTCGCGATCTGTATCAAGGAGAGGGCGCATGA
- the madL gene encoding malonate transporter subunit MadL produces the protein MIIYGVALLAICTLAGVIMGDALGMLLGVKSNVGGVGIAMILLICARLYMQKRGGMTKDCEMGVGFWGAMYIPVVVAMAAQQNVVTALHGGPVAVLAAIGSVVICGCTIALISRTHKGEPLPDEPAEVTPLGTPVGGR, from the coding sequence ATGATTATTTACGGTGTGGCGCTGTTGGCGATCTGTACGCTGGCAGGGGTGATCATGGGCGATGCCCTAGGCATGTTATTGGGCGTGAAGTCTAACGTCGGCGGGGTCGGGATCGCGATGATCCTGTTGATCTGCGCGCGGTTGTACATGCAAAAACGCGGCGGCATGACCAAGGATTGCGAGATGGGCGTCGGCTTCTGGGGCGCGATGTATATTCCAGTCGTCGTAGCGATGGCGGCGCAACAGAACGTCGTGACCGCGTTGCACGGTGGCCCGGTTGCCGTGTTGGCAGCCATCGGTTCGGTGGTGATTTGCGGCTGCACCATTGCGCTGATCAGCCGGACTCACAAAGGCGAACCTTTGCCCGATGAACCGGCGGAAGTGACCCCGCTCGGCACCCCAGTAGGAGGTCGCTGA